From Trichoderma atroviride chromosome 1, complete sequence, one genomic window encodes:
- a CDS encoding uncharacterized protein (EggNog:ENOG41), producing MSRPHIHLHPRCGACGDEFSLGQKIVAAIRKSRSIQVINAYTFPDHGASDDAVLDIEWHFCRKPSCSQCNDGAPDAATIHVDCYNLFRQRCKAGDSLHRLWLTAAWRRPWHGAPSFRLAPDADANKTMQLAATACCLPQLTALPAEILHIIGAYAQPSPLSRYRTVLDLAADWDGRALSRQPSLPLSRIVSWERDGHAVLKSCLAPIVRITIDNWGLKRIEKLADYPPFAGKRSDTEVYIIETQDRLGDVMVQFQSGLARLQVPKEAADLQLWDTPAPPPLQSLRNMPKMTGTVQVATIDLKKVHGLTFFVANGSTLAIHGHTRRRPHPDATFNRLSRQRQRHTAWVYVPFPPKDRLTHFGIRAPHRFTKSPWAVADYSYLFRFQLAGDVMAGPRFLGPTQDFTWPVKEQLLLVFNVAKPAAISAMSAYPNQDSDVEPFARLDKPPFQEACFSSAPLENVALVHIYSDAETGLCRGILAEYHHGSQRALGECRVGLDPVCTYKSPACLCFSRVTRHRPETSIELRGTRVCAAYQSKHEHDEEGWSCFAMQGTLRFWFTNEQSVVDVVVDEVGSTFPSGHL from the exons ATGAGTCGGCCGCATATCCATTTACATCCCCGGTGCGGAGCCTGTGGTGATGAGTTCAGCCTTGGGCAGAAAATCGTTGCGG CCATTCGGAAGAGTCGCTCCATTCAAGTCATCAATGCGTATACGTTCCCAGACCACGGTGCCAGTGATGATGCAGTACTGGATATCGAGTGGCACTTCTGCCGCAAGCCCTCATGCTCTCAATGCAACGATGGAGCGCCAGACGCTGCAACGATTCACGTCGATTGCTACAACTTATTTCGGCAACGCTGTAAAGCCGGCGATTCGCTACATCGACTGTGGTTGACGGCGGCGTGGAGAAGACCGTGGCACGGGGCTCCGTCTTTTCGATTGGCCCctgatgctgatgcaaaCAAGACGATGCAGCTTGCTGCGACAGCCTGTTGCCTACCCCAGTTGACGGCCTTGCCAGCAGAGATATTGCATATAATAGGGGCATATGCTCAGCCGAGCCCTCTTAGCCGCTATCGTACTGTTCTTGACCTGGCTGCTGATTGGGACGGCCGGGCCCTGAGCCGGCAGCCATCACTACCACTCTCCAGAATCGTCTCGTGGGAACGAGATGGCCATGCCGTGTTGAAAAGCTGTCTTGCCCCAATTGTCAGGATTACGATTGACAACTGGGGGCTGAAACGAatcgagaagctggcagacTATCCCCCATTTGCCGGTAAACGATCGGACACGGAAGTATACATCATAGAGACGCAGGATCGGTTAGGAGACGTGATGGTACAATTTCAA TCGGGCCTGGCTCGTTTGCAAGTACCAAAGGAGGCAGCCGATCTGCAACTCTGGGACACGCCTGCGCCGCCTCCTTTACAAAGTCTTCGAAACATGCCAAAGATGACAGGCACCGTCCAAGTCGCCACCATTGATCTCAAAAAAGTGCATGGCCTTACTTTCTTCGTAGCAAATGGATCCACCCTCGCCATACACGGCCATACACGCAGACGTCCTCATCCCGATGCCACGTTTAATCGACTTTCACGCCAACGTCAACGCCACACTGCTTGGGTCTACGTTCCATTCCCTCCAAAAGACCGGCTCACGCATTTTGGAATTCGTGCTCCACACAGATTCACGAAATCTCCCTGGGCTGTAGCCGACTATTCTTACTTG TTCCGCTTCCAATTGGCCGGAGACGTCATGGCCGGGCCCCGTTTTCTAGGACCAACGCAAGATTTCACGTGGCCTGTAAAagaacagctgctgctcgtcttcaacgTGGCAAAACCTGcggccatctcggccatgaGTGCCTATCCCAACCAAGATAGTGACGTCGAACCGTTTGCCCGGCTCGACAAGCCCCCTTTCCAGGAGGCGTGTTTCTCGTCTGCTCCCCTGGAGAACGTAGCCCTCGTACACATATATTCAGACGCTGAAACTGGCCTCTGCCGGGGAATTCTCGCAGAGTACCACCACGGTTCCCAGCGTGCCCTCGGCGAATGCCGGGTTGGACTAGATCCAGTGTGCACTTACAAGAGCCCTGCATGCTTGTGTTTCAGCCGAGTCACGCGGCACCGTCCAGAAACGTCGATTGAGTTGAGAGGAACAAGAGTCTGCGCTGCTTACCAATCGAAACATGagcatgatgaagaggggTGGTCATGTTTTGCGATGCAAGGGACGCTTCGATTCTGGTTTACAAATGAACAATCTGTTGTGGATGTGGTGGTAGATGAGGTGGGATCGACATTTCCGAGTGGGCATCTTTAA